Proteins encoded by one window of Kribbella flavida DSM 17836:
- a CDS encoding 16S rRNA (uracil(1498)-N(3))-methyltransferase has product MGLPVFHLADLGAGSATGAGDELTLDGPEGRHAAVVRRIGMGERLRLTDGRGSFAEGAVVAASKSGVTVAVDRRAEVPPPAPRLVVVQALPKGERAELAVEMLTEIGADLIVPWNADRSQFRANPERVEKTLTKWRAWAFEASKQSRRSWFCEVAPVASTVEVAALVAGAGLAAVLHEEAKAPLAGLDVPATGDLVVVVGPEGGITPAELDSLGAEPVLLGDTVLRTSTAGVAAAAVLLARTRWT; this is encoded by the coding sequence ATGGGACTTCCCGTCTTCCACCTGGCCGACCTCGGCGCCGGTTCCGCGACCGGTGCCGGGGACGAGCTGACCCTGGACGGACCCGAGGGCCGGCACGCGGCGGTCGTCCGCCGGATCGGGATGGGGGAGCGCCTGCGGCTGACCGACGGGCGCGGGTCGTTCGCCGAAGGTGCCGTGGTCGCGGCCTCGAAGTCCGGGGTCACGGTGGCCGTCGACCGGCGGGCCGAGGTGCCGCCGCCGGCGCCGCGGCTGGTCGTCGTCCAGGCGTTGCCGAAGGGTGAGCGGGCCGAGCTCGCGGTCGAGATGCTGACCGAGATCGGCGCGGACCTGATCGTGCCGTGGAACGCGGACCGCAGCCAGTTCCGCGCGAACCCCGAGCGGGTCGAGAAGACGCTCACGAAGTGGCGCGCCTGGGCCTTCGAGGCGAGCAAGCAGTCCCGCCGCAGCTGGTTCTGCGAGGTCGCACCGGTCGCGTCGACGGTGGAGGTCGCGGCGCTGGTCGCCGGCGCCGGACTGGCCGCTGTGCTGCACGAGGAGGCGAAGGCCCCGCTGGCCGGCCTCGACGTACCGGCGACAGGCGATCTCGTGGTCGTCGTCGGCCCGGAGGGCGGCATCACCCCGGCCGAGCTGGACAGCCTCGGCGCCGAGCCCGTCCTGCTCGGCGACACGGTCCTGCGCACCTCGACCGCCGGCGTTGCCGCGGCCGCGGTCCTGCTCGCGCGCACCCGCTGGACCTGA
- a CDS encoding class I SAM-dependent methyltransferase family protein produces the protein MSSMNWVEWHEAYGDETSPLSRRLRAVQRAIREHLDARPDGPIRVVSACAGQGRDLLEVLATHPARDRVAARLVELDPRNVAIARAAAISNGLTGVEVVEADAGRTDAYAGAVPADLVLFCGVFGNISDTDVEATIRALPQFCAAGARVVWTRVRRAPDLTPAIRRWFAGSGFEEVWFDAPDDVEWTVGVQRLTGGPEPLEPGRQLFSFAWSPAT, from the coding sequence ATGAGCTCGATGAACTGGGTGGAGTGGCACGAGGCCTACGGTGACGAGACGTCGCCGCTGAGCCGGCGCCTGCGAGCGGTGCAGCGGGCGATCCGCGAGCACCTCGACGCGCGGCCCGACGGCCCGATCCGGGTGGTCAGCGCGTGTGCCGGCCAGGGCCGGGACCTGCTGGAGGTGCTCGCCACGCATCCCGCTCGCGACCGAGTCGCCGCCCGCCTGGTCGAGCTCGACCCCCGCAATGTCGCGATCGCCCGGGCAGCTGCGATCAGCAACGGCCTGACCGGCGTCGAAGTCGTCGAAGCCGACGCCGGCCGCACCGACGCGTACGCCGGTGCGGTACCGGCCGATCTGGTCCTGTTCTGCGGCGTGTTCGGCAACATCAGCGACACCGACGTCGAGGCGACGATCCGTGCGCTGCCGCAGTTCTGTGCTGCTGGCGCGCGGGTGGTCTGGACCCGGGTCCGCAGAGCGCCTGACCTGACGCCGGCGATCCGCCGATGGTTCGCCGGGAGCGGGTTCGAGGAGGTGTGGTTCGACGCGCCGGACGACGTCGAGTGGACCGTTGGCGTCCAGCGGCTGACCGGAGGACCGGAGCCGCTCGAACCGGGCCGGCAGCTGTTCAGCTTCGCGTGGTCGCCGGCTACTTGA
- a CDS encoding Gmad2 immunoglobulin-like domain-containing protein, with amino-acid sequence MPSARRSVAGRGWSPAGAAVVGTAAAVGAFTLLDGSSERPGESEVAGPPATTVTAPQSAPTPAPSASPVPSPSSVPTEPPSAQPSTSGKLEPPSSRAVPVYWLGKTAGVDAGAGVRLYRTFTQIKGRPAYEAVQLMTAGKVADPDYSSPWLGAVVGSVQQSERLITVDFKQLPRETLKPDLARMAVQQLVYTVQAATGTTTPVEVTFAGRPVAQLFGLAVEQPLGRAPAADVQAFVWVTAPENDAVVGMPFKVSGIAAANEAQLNWRVISDTTRKVVAEGNTMTTEAFKFTPYSFTVSKLPAGRYTVEVFELSAADGRQTSTETKTVIVK; translated from the coding sequence GTGCCCAGCGCACGCCGGTCCGTCGCCGGCCGTGGCTGGTCACCCGCCGGCGCCGCCGTGGTCGGCACCGCCGCGGCCGTCGGCGCCTTCACCTTGCTCGACGGCAGCAGCGAGCGACCCGGCGAGAGCGAAGTGGCCGGTCCGCCCGCGACCACGGTGACCGCCCCGCAGTCGGCCCCGACGCCGGCCCCCAGCGCGTCGCCCGTCCCCTCGCCGTCGTCCGTGCCGACCGAACCGCCGTCCGCGCAGCCGTCGACGTCCGGCAAGCTGGAGCCGCCGAGCAGCCGGGCCGTACCGGTGTACTGGCTGGGCAAGACCGCCGGCGTCGACGCCGGGGCGGGCGTCCGGCTCTACCGCACCTTCACCCAGATCAAGGGCCGGCCGGCGTACGAGGCGGTGCAGCTGATGACGGCGGGCAAGGTCGCCGACCCGGACTACTCCTCGCCCTGGCTGGGTGCCGTGGTGGGCTCGGTGCAGCAGTCGGAGCGCCTGATCACCGTGGACTTCAAGCAACTGCCGCGGGAGACCCTCAAGCCGGACCTGGCCCGGATGGCGGTGCAGCAGCTCGTCTACACGGTGCAGGCGGCCACCGGCACGACCACGCCGGTCGAGGTGACCTTCGCGGGCCGCCCGGTGGCGCAGCTGTTCGGGCTCGCCGTCGAGCAGCCGCTCGGCCGGGCGCCGGCGGCCGACGTGCAGGCCTTCGTCTGGGTCACCGCCCCGGAGAACGACGCGGTGGTCGGCATGCCGTTCAAGGTCTCCGGCATCGCCGCGGCCAACGAGGCGCAGCTGAACTGGCGGGTCATCTCCGACACCACCCGCAAGGTCGTCGCCGAGGGCAACACGATGACCACCGAGGCGTTCAAGTTCACGCCGTACTCGTTCACGGTGAGCAAGCTGCCGGCCGGTCGCTACACGGTCGAGGTGTTCGAGCTGTCCGCCGCGGACGGCCGCCAGACCTCCACCGAGACCAAGACGGTCATCGTCAAGTAG
- a CDS encoding SigE family RNA polymerase sigma factor produces MAQETSWDADEALTAVYTAHYTSLVRLGALLLRDTGAAEEIVQDAFVAMHARWHRLRDPHKALAYLRTAVVNRCRSRQRHLVVVDKHLPRSLPDEPSAEQAVLRTVETDRVIEAMRTLPERQRTVMVLRYYGDLSEAEIADTMGISRGSVKSHAARASKSLRQVLERNV; encoded by the coding sequence GTGGCTCAGGAGACCTCGTGGGATGCCGACGAGGCGCTGACGGCTGTCTACACGGCGCACTACACGTCGTTGGTCCGCCTCGGCGCCCTGCTGTTGCGGGACACCGGCGCGGCGGAGGAGATCGTGCAGGACGCCTTCGTGGCGATGCACGCCCGCTGGCACCGGCTGCGCGACCCGCACAAGGCGCTGGCGTACCTGCGGACGGCCGTGGTGAACCGCTGCCGCTCCCGGCAGCGGCACCTGGTGGTGGTCGACAAGCACCTGCCGCGTTCGCTGCCGGACGAGCCGAGCGCCGAGCAGGCCGTCCTGCGGACCGTCGAGACCGACCGGGTGATCGAGGCGATGCGCACCCTGCCGGAGAGACAACGCACCGTGATGGTGCTCCGGTACTACGGTGACCTGTCGGAGGCGGAGATCGCCGACACGATGGGAATCAGCCGGGGATCGGTGAAGAGCCACGCCGCGCGGGCGAGCAAGTCGCTGCGCCAGGTCCTGGAGCGGAACGTATGA
- a CDS encoding PhoH family protein translates to MVALLGARDEFLRIVEREFAADIMVRGNEITFTGEPADLALAERLVDELIAVVRTGHGLTADSVERSIAMIKAETVESPRDVLTQNILSSRGRTIRPKTLNQKRYVDAIDKNTIVFGIGPAGTGKTYLAVAKAVQALQAKEVNRIILTRPAVEAGERLGFLPGTLSEKIDPYLRPLYDALHDMLDPESIPRLMTAGTIEIAPLAYMRGRTLNDAYIILDEAQNTSPEQMKMFLTRLGFGSKMVVTGDVTQVDLPTGTNSGLRVVQDILEGVQDLTFCRLTSHDVVRHKLVGRIVSAYEDYEGSDGSRAEPNR, encoded by the coding sequence ATGGTGGCGCTGCTCGGAGCCCGGGACGAGTTCCTCCGGATCGTCGAGCGGGAGTTCGCGGCCGACATCATGGTCCGCGGCAACGAGATCACCTTCACCGGTGAGCCCGCCGACCTGGCCCTGGCCGAGCGTCTGGTGGACGAGCTGATCGCGGTCGTGCGGACCGGTCACGGGCTGACCGCCGACTCGGTCGAGCGCAGCATCGCGATGATCAAGGCCGAGACCGTCGAGAGCCCGCGCGACGTGCTGACCCAGAACATCCTGTCCAGCCGCGGCCGCACCATCCGGCCCAAGACGCTGAACCAGAAGCGCTACGTCGACGCCATCGACAAGAACACGATCGTCTTCGGCATCGGCCCGGCCGGTACCGGCAAGACCTACCTGGCGGTCGCCAAGGCGGTGCAGGCGCTGCAGGCCAAGGAGGTCAACCGGATCATCCTGACCCGGCCGGCCGTCGAGGCCGGCGAGCGGCTGGGCTTCCTGCCCGGCACGCTGTCGGAGAAGATCGACCCGTACCTGCGCCCGCTGTACGACGCGCTGCACGACATGCTCGACCCGGAGTCGATCCCGCGGCTGATGACGGCCGGCACGATCGAGATCGCGCCGCTGGCCTACATGCGCGGCCGGACCCTGAACGACGCCTACATCATCCTGGACGAGGCGCAGAACACCTCGCCGGAGCAGATGAAGATGTTCCTCACCCGGCTCGGCTTCGGTTCCAAGATGGTGGTCACCGGCGACGTCACCCAGGTCGACCTGCCGACCGGCACCAACTCGGGCCTGCGGGTCGTGCAGGACATCCTGGAAGGCGTCCAGGACCTGACGTTCTGCCGGCTCACCTCGCACGACGTGGTCCGGCACAAGCTGGTCGGCCGGATCGTGTCGGCCTACGAGGACTACGAAGGCAGCGACGGATCCAGGGCTGAGCCGAACCGATGA
- the ybeY gene encoding rRNA maturation RNase YbeY — MNVEVNNESGVEIDAHGLMRLSRFVMSSLRLHPECELSIKLVDEDTMARYHVEFLDLPGPTDVMSWPMDELRPGSDNDDAEPPLGHLGDIALCPTVAAAQGAKAGHGTWAELELLTVHGILHLLGYDHAEPAEKAEMWDVQGRLLEAWRAPGNRLGEE; from the coding sequence ATGAACGTCGAGGTCAACAACGAGTCCGGCGTGGAGATCGACGCCCACGGACTGATGCGGCTGAGCCGCTTCGTGATGTCGAGCCTGCGCCTGCACCCGGAGTGCGAGCTGTCGATCAAGCTGGTCGACGAGGACACGATGGCGCGGTACCACGTCGAGTTCCTGGACCTGCCCGGTCCGACCGACGTGATGTCGTGGCCGATGGACGAACTGCGGCCGGGCAGCGACAACGACGACGCCGAACCGCCGCTCGGGCACCTCGGTGACATCGCGCTGTGCCCGACCGTCGCTGCCGCGCAAGGCGCCAAGGCCGGTCACGGCACCTGGGCCGAGCTCGAGCTGCTGACCGTGCACGGCATCCTGCACCTGCTCGGCTACGACCACGCGGAACCGGCCGAGAAGGCGGAGATGTGGGACGTCCAGGGCCGCCTGCTGGAAGCGTGGCGCGCGCCCGGAAACCGGCTCGGCGAGGAGTGA
- a CDS encoding hemolysin family protein produces MSYHDGVLLVVAAVLVLLAGVFAGAEAAISAYSKVRADEQVEQGNTRAVRLRDLLADAPRYLNTLLLVRLICEITAIVLVTQALSNVFGVTWEHILVTAVVMVVVSYVIIGVAPRTLGRQHSDRFAMISAGPIMALTTVLGPIPKLLILLGNALTPGKGFAAGPFATESELRALVDLAEKSAVIEADERQMIHSVFELGDTIVREVMVPRTDMVYIERHKKLRQLTSLALRSGYSRIPVIGDSLDDILGVVYLKDVMRRVYDNAQAESTERVESVMRPCMYVPDSKPVDHLLREMQAARMHVAIVVDEYGGTAGLVTIEDILEEIVGEITDEYDEAPESVQALSDGAFRVSSRYPIDELGQLFGVPLDDDDVDTVGGLMAKLLGKVPIPGAEVEIEGLGLSLTAERPSGRRNQVGTVLVRRTDELAELPQDSSHLTA; encoded by the coding sequence GTGAGCTACCACGACGGCGTTCTGCTGGTTGTGGCTGCGGTGCTCGTACTGCTCGCCGGGGTGTTCGCCGGCGCCGAGGCGGCGATCTCGGCGTACTCGAAGGTGCGGGCCGACGAGCAGGTCGAGCAGGGCAACACCCGCGCGGTCCGGCTGCGGGACCTGCTGGCCGACGCCCCGCGGTACCTGAACACGCTGCTGCTGGTCCGGCTGATCTGCGAGATCACCGCGATCGTGCTGGTCACCCAGGCGCTGTCGAACGTCTTCGGCGTCACCTGGGAGCACATCCTGGTCACCGCGGTGGTGATGGTGGTGGTCTCCTACGTGATCATCGGCGTCGCCCCGCGCACGCTCGGCCGGCAGCACTCGGACCGGTTCGCGATGATCTCGGCCGGCCCGATCATGGCGCTCACCACGGTGCTCGGCCCGATCCCGAAGCTGCTGATCCTGCTCGGCAACGCGCTCACCCCGGGCAAGGGCTTCGCGGCCGGCCCGTTCGCCACCGAGTCCGAGCTGCGCGCGCTGGTCGACCTGGCCGAGAAGTCCGCGGTGATCGAGGCGGACGAGCGCCAGATGATCCACTCGGTCTTCGAGCTCGGCGACACGATCGTGCGCGAGGTGATGGTGCCGCGCACCGACATGGTCTACATCGAGCGGCACAAGAAGCTGCGTCAGCTCACCTCGCTGGCGCTGCGCTCGGGCTACTCGCGGATCCCGGTGATCGGCGACTCGCTGGACGACATCCTCGGTGTCGTCTACCTCAAGGACGTGATGCGGCGGGTCTACGACAACGCCCAGGCGGAGTCGACCGAGCGGGTCGAGTCGGTGATGCGGCCGTGCATGTACGTGCCGGACTCCAAGCCGGTCGACCACCTGCTGCGCGAGATGCAGGCGGCCCGGATGCACGTCGCGATCGTCGTCGACGAGTACGGCGGCACGGCCGGCCTGGTCACCATCGAGGATATTCTCGAGGAGATCGTCGGCGAGATCACCGACGAGTACGACGAGGCGCCGGAGTCGGTGCAGGCGTTGTCCGACGGCGCCTTCCGGGTCTCCAGCCGGTACCCGATCGACGAGCTCGGCCAGCTGTTCGGCGTTCCGCTGGACGACGACGACGTGGACACCGTCGGCGGGCTGATGGCCAAGCTGCTCGGCAAGGTGCCGATTCCCGGCGCCGAGGTGGAGATCGAGGGCCTCGGGCTGTCGCTGACCGCGGAGCGCCCGTCCGGCCGCCGCAACCAGGTCGGTACGGTCCTGGTCCGGCGCACCGACGAGCTCGCCGAGTTACCGCAGGACAGCAGTCACCTGACGGCCTGA
- a CDS encoding cytidine deaminase, producing MPADLCAEDAKLVTLARAARARTRAAEGAAVRDTDGRTYAACTVQLDTVLLSALQLAVAMAVSSGVKGIEAAAVVTDAGAESVDVEVVRYFGGAALPVVVADGNGEVRDVVHT from the coding sequence TTGCCCGCTGACCTCTGCGCCGAGGACGCCAAACTGGTCACCCTGGCCCGCGCCGCCCGGGCCCGTACCCGGGCCGCGGAGGGTGCCGCCGTACGGGACACCGACGGCCGGACGTACGCTGCGTGTACCGTCCAGCTCGACACGGTGCTGCTGTCCGCGCTGCAGCTCGCGGTCGCGATGGCGGTCTCGTCCGGCGTGAAGGGGATCGAGGCGGCCGCCGTCGTCACCGACGCCGGCGCCGAGTCCGTCGACGTCGAGGTGGTCCGGTACTTCGGTGGCGCCGCGCTGCCCGTAGTCGTTGCTGATGGCAACGGAGAGGTTCGTGATGTCGTCCACACCTGA
- the era gene encoding GTPase Era, giving the protein MSSTPESTPEFRSGFACFVGRPNAGKSTLTNALVGQKIVITSSKPQTTRHAVRGIVHRPDAQLILVDTPGLHKPRTLLGERLNDVVKTTWAEVDVIAICLPSNERIGPGDRFLVTEAAKVAKTPKIALATKSDLVGPDRMAEHLSEIAELGASVGIEWTAVIPVSATDGFQTELVADELVKQLPAGRPLYPDGDVTDEPEEILVGELIREAALEGVRDELPHSIAVTIDEMGLREDRPADKPLVDIYANIYLERDSQKGIIIGHKGARLREVGANARRQIEALLGTPVYLDLHVKIAKNWQTDAKHLRKLGF; this is encoded by the coding sequence ATGTCGTCCACACCTGAGTCCACCCCGGAGTTCCGCTCCGGTTTTGCCTGCTTCGTCGGCCGGCCGAACGCGGGCAAGTCGACGCTGACCAACGCGCTGGTCGGCCAGAAGATCGTCATCACCTCGTCGAAGCCGCAGACCACCCGGCACGCGGTCCGCGGCATCGTGCACCGCCCCGACGCCCAGCTGATCCTGGTCGACACGCCGGGGCTGCACAAGCCGCGCACGCTGCTCGGGGAGCGGCTCAACGACGTGGTGAAGACCACCTGGGCCGAGGTCGACGTGATCGCGATCTGCCTGCCGTCGAACGAGCGCATCGGCCCGGGTGACCGGTTCCTGGTCACCGAGGCCGCCAAGGTGGCCAAGACGCCGAAGATCGCGCTGGCGACCAAGTCGGACCTGGTCGGGCCGGACCGGATGGCCGAGCACCTGAGCGAGATCGCCGAGCTCGGGGCGTCGGTCGGCATCGAGTGGACCGCGGTCATCCCGGTGTCGGCCACCGACGGGTTCCAGACCGAGCTGGTCGCGGACGAGCTGGTCAAGCAGCTGCCCGCGGGCCGGCCGCTCTACCCCGACGGCGACGTCACCGACGAGCCCGAGGAGATCCTGGTCGGCGAGCTGATCCGCGAGGCGGCGCTGGAAGGGGTGCGCGACGAGCTGCCGCACTCCATCGCCGTCACCATCGACGAGATGGGCCTGCGCGAGGACCGCCCGGCCGACAAGCCGCTGGTGGACATCTACGCCAACATCTACCTGGAGCGGGACAGCCAGAAGGGCATCATCATCGGCCACAAGGGCGCCCGGCTGCGCGAGGTCGGCGCCAACGCCCGCCGCCAGATCGAGGCCCTGCTCGGGACGCCGGTCTACCTCGACCTGCACGTGAAGATCGCCAAGAACTGGCAGACCGACGCCAAGCACCTGAGGAAACTCGGCTTCTGA
- a CDS encoding GNAT family N-acetyltransferase has translation MATPGSPAAEGAAPAALRNPVYAALSGPHAAIAQVRGRARVYPSDVAPFLGLPDAVTEQDWHDAAKLVGAGRLVATMRPDLPVPDVFEPDRQFDLVQFLAPADFGADEPEAVVLGPDDVPEMLGLVALTDPGPFRARTIELGSYLGIRQGGELIAMAGERFRLPGFVEISAVCTHPGHRGRGLATRLIRAVVAGIERRGDQAFLHTGGSNLTAIRLYESLGFSVSHQSKVTLLQPA, from the coding sequence ATGGCCACGCCGGGCTCGCCCGCGGCCGAGGGTGCCGCGCCGGCCGCGCTGCGGAACCCGGTGTACGCCGCCCTCTCCGGGCCGCATGCCGCCATCGCGCAGGTCCGGGGGAGAGCTCGGGTCTACCCGTCGGACGTGGCCCCGTTCCTGGGCCTGCCGGACGCCGTGACCGAGCAGGACTGGCACGACGCCGCGAAGCTGGTCGGCGCCGGACGGCTGGTCGCGACGATGCGGCCGGACCTGCCGGTGCCGGACGTGTTCGAGCCTGACCGGCAGTTCGACCTCGTCCAGTTCCTCGCGCCGGCGGACTTCGGCGCCGACGAGCCGGAGGCCGTGGTGCTCGGCCCCGACGACGTACCGGAGATGCTCGGCCTGGTCGCGCTCACCGACCCCGGACCGTTCCGCGCCCGGACCATCGAGCTCGGCAGCTATCTCGGCATCCGGCAGGGCGGCGAGCTGATCGCGATGGCCGGCGAGCGGTTCCGGCTGCCGGGCTTCGTCGAGATCAGCGCCGTCTGCACCCACCCCGGCCACCGCGGTCGCGGCCTCGCGACCCGGCTGATCCGCGCCGTCGTGGCGGGCATCGAGCGCCGGGGCGACCAGGCGTTCCTGCACACCGGCGGGAGCAACCTGACCGCCATCCGGCTGTACGAGTCGCTGGGCTTCTCGGTCAGTCACCAGTCGAAGGTCACGCTGCTCCAGCCGGCCTAG
- a CDS encoding SDR family NAD(P)-dependent oxidoreductase, with product MGHLEGRTAVVTGGSSGIGLAAAGRLAAEGAHVFVTGRRESELKAAVGTIGSATAVPGDISDPADLDRLYDAVRARGQGLDVLFANAATASFATLEQVTEQHFDETFRVNVRGTLFTVQKALPLLNEGASVIINLSVRADDGVESFGTYAASKAALRSFTRTWANELKGRGIRVNAISPGTIDTPAIVGIVGAENADAVKARFAAQVPLGRIGTADEVADAVAFLASDQSSFVLGANLYVDGGEKQF from the coding sequence GTGGGACATCTCGAGGGCAGGACCGCGGTCGTCACCGGCGGCAGCAGCGGCATCGGCTTGGCCGCGGCCGGGCGGCTCGCGGCCGAAGGAGCACACGTTTTTGTCACCGGCCGGCGGGAGAGCGAACTGAAGGCAGCCGTCGGCACGATCGGCTCGGCCACCGCGGTGCCGGGCGACATCTCCGACCCGGCCGACCTGGACCGTCTGTACGACGCGGTCCGCGCGCGGGGCCAGGGACTGGACGTGCTGTTCGCCAACGCCGCGACGGCATCGTTCGCGACGCTGGAGCAGGTCACCGAGCAACACTTCGACGAGACCTTCCGCGTCAACGTCCGGGGCACGCTGTTCACCGTGCAGAAGGCGCTGCCGCTGCTGAACGAGGGCGCGTCGGTGATCATCAACTTGTCCGTGCGGGCCGACGACGGCGTCGAGTCGTTCGGCACCTACGCGGCCTCCAAGGCCGCTCTTCGCTCCTTCACCCGGACCTGGGCCAACGAGCTCAAGGGCCGCGGCATCCGGGTGAACGCGATCTCGCCGGGCACGATCGACACCCCCGCGATCGTCGGCATCGTCGGGGCGGAGAACGCGGACGCGGTCAAGGCCCGCTTCGCGGCGCAGGTGCCGCTCGGCCGAATCGGAACGGCGGACGAGGTCGCCGACGCGGTGGCCTTCCTGGCCTCGGACCAGAGCAGCTTCGTGCTCGGTGCGAACCTCTACGTCGACGGCGGCGAGAAGCAGTTCTGA
- a CDS encoding TetR/AcrR family transcriptional regulator produces MAGRVDTPRNAAVGRPRGFDADEALERALLVFWEQGFEGASLTDLTNAMGISRTSMYAAFGNKEQLFAKALERYTEGPAAYGFRALNEPTAEAVVTAFLRGTVNATTRPDCPSGCLGVQGALAAGEPGKPARDALIGWRNEAVVRLQERFQRAVDEGDLPPDADPAVLARYVMTVSFGLAVQAASGMSRDELRDVADTALRNWPPS; encoded by the coding sequence ATGGCTGGCCGCGTGGACACTCCCCGGAACGCCGCCGTCGGCCGGCCGCGCGGTTTCGACGCCGACGAGGCGCTGGAACGCGCTCTGCTGGTGTTCTGGGAGCAGGGCTTCGAGGGCGCCAGCCTCACCGACCTGACCAACGCCATGGGCATCAGCCGGACCAGCATGTACGCCGCCTTCGGCAACAAGGAGCAACTGTTCGCCAAGGCGCTGGAGCGCTACACCGAAGGCCCCGCGGCCTACGGCTTCCGGGCCTTGAACGAGCCGACCGCCGAGGCGGTGGTGACGGCGTTCCTCCGGGGCACGGTCAACGCCACCACCCGGCCCGACTGCCCCTCCGGATGCCTGGGAGTGCAGGGTGCCCTGGCTGCCGGCGAGCCGGGCAAGCCCGCCCGCGACGCGCTGATCGGGTGGCGGAACGAGGCCGTGGTGCGCTTGCAGGAGCGCTTCCAGCGGGCGGTGGACGAGGGGGACCTGCCGCCCGACGCCGATCCGGCGGTGCTCGCCCGGTACGTCATGACGGTGTCGTTCGGTCTCGCGGTGCAGGCGGCCAGTGGCATGAGCCGCGACGAGCTTCGGGACGTCGCCGACACCGCACTGCGCAACTGGCCACCCAGCTGA
- a CDS encoding GNAT family N-acetyltransferase: MDITRLSPDDEVGCADFVALHQATHKLDCPDALLPTARGVAAHLKYGWDGDPGNAYLARDAAGTLIGAVTVQTPTYDNTNLAWFEVHVHPDHRGRGLGGELLGYGERLAAEAGRSSFGLSEWDLPKADAFARRQGYERKTIEVNRRQDVAALDWTSVQRLYDEAARAASEYELVRVSGTLPNELLDGMVAVTASINDAPKDDLDIEDDEFTPERLRAYEHAQLMHDRSLYRVIARHRGTGELAGHSTITVERERPHIGEQADTAVSRNHRGHRLGALVKTGMLLWMREAEPALSQLDTWNAESNDHMIGINEQLGYRVVARAMAYQKTL, encoded by the coding sequence GTGGACATCACCAGGCTCTCCCCCGACGACGAGGTCGGGTGCGCGGATTTCGTGGCACTGCACCAGGCCACGCACAAGCTCGACTGCCCGGACGCGTTGCTGCCGACCGCCCGCGGCGTCGCGGCCCACCTGAAGTACGGCTGGGACGGCGATCCGGGCAACGCCTACCTGGCCCGCGACGCGGCCGGCACGCTGATCGGCGCGGTGACCGTCCAGACCCCGACGTACGACAACACCAACCTGGCCTGGTTCGAGGTGCACGTGCACCCCGATCACCGCGGCCGCGGTCTCGGCGGCGAACTGCTCGGGTACGGCGAACGCCTGGCCGCCGAGGCCGGTCGCAGCTCGTTCGGCCTGAGCGAGTGGGACCTGCCGAAGGCCGACGCGTTCGCCCGGCGGCAAGGGTACGAGCGCAAGACGATCGAGGTCAACCGGCGCCAGGACGTCGCCGCCCTGGACTGGACCAGCGTGCAGCGCCTGTACGACGAGGCGGCCCGCGCGGCGTCGGAGTACGAGCTGGTGCGGGTGTCGGGGACACTGCCGAACGAGCTGCTCGACGGCATGGTCGCGGTGACCGCCTCGATCAACGACGCCCCGAAGGACGACCTCGACATCGAGGACGACGAGTTCACCCCGGAGCGGTTGCGGGCCTACGAACACGCCCAGCTCATGCACGACCGGAGCCTGTACCGGGTGATCGCCCGGCACCGCGGCACCGGAGAGCTCGCCGGGCACTCGACGATCACGGTCGAGCGGGAGCGCCCGCACATCGGCGAGCAGGCCGACACCGCGGTCTCCCGGAACCATCGCGGGCACCGGCTCGGCGCGCTGGTGAAGACCGGCATGCTGCTGTGGATGCGGGAGGCGGAGCCGGCGCTCAGCCAGCTGGACACCTGGAACGCGGAGTCGAACGACCACATGATCGGCATCAACGAGCAACTCGGTTACCGGGTGGTCGCCCGCGCGATGGCCTACCAGAAGACGCTCTGA
- a CDS encoding Fur family transcriptional regulator gives MGTTDFPRLLRAAALRVTRPRLAVLTAVHGNPHADTDAIIRATREQLPDVSHQAVYDVLRALTEAGLLRRIQPAGSVARYEARVGDNHHHVVCRSCGAIEDVDCAVGPAPCLHPSDHHGFAVDEAEVVYWGLCPECSAASTEPATTSRGRA, from the coding sequence ATGGGCACCACCGATTTCCCCCGCCTGCTGCGCGCGGCCGCGTTGCGCGTCACCCGGCCGCGGCTGGCCGTGCTGACGGCCGTGCACGGGAACCCGCACGCCGACACCGACGCGATCATCCGGGCCACCCGCGAGCAGTTGCCGGACGTCTCGCACCAGGCGGTGTACGACGTGCTGCGCGCGCTGACCGAGGCCGGGCTGCTGCGCCGGATCCAGCCCGCGGGGTCGGTCGCGCGCTACGAGGCCCGGGTGGGGGACAACCACCACCACGTGGTCTGCCGGTCGTGCGGCGCCATCGAAGACGTGGACTGCGCCGTCGGTCCAGCCCCGTGCCTGCACCCCTCCGACCATCACGGCTTCGCCGTCGACGAGGCCGAGGTCGTGTACTGGGGGCTGTGCCCGGAGTGTTCCGCAGCCAGCACCGAACCAGCCACCACATCGAGAGGTAGAGCATGA